One window from the genome of Pseudanabaena yagii GIHE-NHR1 encodes:
- a CDS encoding MerR family transcriptional regulator, with translation MVLIEGFTRSETLALTETTSNRLQYLEMKELVIPQRIGKSRKPTVIYTWEQILEIRAIKHLRQEISLQTVRKIVEFLNKSGFDDNLRDKQLVVIDDEVFWIQQDWQDFSEKMPSAMKVGGRSDKGVGQYILLVIPALTEIVNEIWEAARTSEVIDFASFKQRAKVQYTKVISSF, from the coding sequence ATGGTTCTTATAGAAGGTTTTACACGATCAGAAACTCTAGCTCTTACCGAAACTACATCAAATCGGCTTCAGTATTTAGAAATGAAAGAGCTTGTGATACCTCAAAGGATTGGCAAGTCTCGCAAACCTACCGTTATTTATACTTGGGAACAAATTCTTGAAATTCGTGCAATCAAGCACCTTCGGCAAGAAATATCACTTCAGACCGTCCGCAAAATAGTGGAATTTCTGAACAAGAGTGGATTTGACGATAATTTAAGGGATAAACAGCTTGTCGTAATAGATGATGAAGTATTTTGGATTCAACAAGACTGGCAAGATTTTTCAGAAAAAATGCCTTCTGCGATGAAGGTTGGAGGCAGAAGTGACAAAGGCGTGGGGCAATATATTTTACTTGTAATACCAGCATTGACTGAGATCGTCAACGAAATTTGGGAAGCCGCAAGAACTTCAGAAGTTATTGACTTTGCTAGTTTTAAACAGAGAGCAAAGGTTCAATATACAAAAGTTATTTCGTCTTTTTAG
- a CDS encoding ribbon-helix-helix domain-containing protein — MKVSISLPDELVHYVDDRVENRSRLIEGLLQAWRKQQEKQAMVEACLLLDELSNDEEATWQQAAIIDWEVSG; from the coding sequence GTGAAAGTATCTATTTCTCTGCCAGATGAGTTAGTTCACTACGTTGATGATCGCGTAGAAAATCGCAGTCGGCTCATTGAGGGGTTACTACAAGCATGGCGGAAGCAGCAGGAAAAGCAGGCGATGGTTGAGGCTTGTTTGTTGTTAGATGAGTTGTCAAATGATGAGGAAGCGACATGGCAGCAAGCGGCGATTATCGATTGGGAAGTATCTGGCTAG
- a CDS encoding type II toxin-antitoxin system PemK/MazF family toxin, which translates to MAASGDYRLGSIWLVSFDPSIGTEIRKTRPAVIISGTAFNQRSKLTVLPITSANPSDRLLPVIVPLIPSVTNRLSSNSFVVSVNPMTFDKRRLIQCLGQVEPNQLEEIQQILVRYLEI; encoded by the coding sequence ATGGCAGCAAGCGGCGATTATCGATTGGGAAGTATCTGGCTAGTAAGTTTCGATCCTTCGATTGGTACAGAAATTCGCAAAACTCGTCCTGCGGTGATTATTTCTGGAACTGCTTTTAATCAGCGTAGTAAGTTAACTGTGTTACCGATTACTTCTGCTAATCCTAGCGATCGCCTACTGCCAGTGATTGTGCCTTTGATTCCTTCTGTTACGAATAGGCTTAGCAGTAATAGTTTTGTGGTCAGTGTCAATCCGATGACTTTTGATAAACGTAGATTGATTCAATGTCTTGGACAGGTAGAACCGAATCAATTGGAAGAAATACAACAGATTTTGGTTAGGTATTTAGAAATTTAA